GAGCTATCTCTGTAGCTAAAGAGCTTGAAAAGCTATTGGTTTGAACACGTAGGTCAAGCCAAGCGATTCTTGAAGGGTTGGTACTAACCGATAACAACGAGTTAAAAGGATAATAGGTTACACTTTGTCCAATACTCATTATTGGAACTGTAACAAATAGGATAGAAGCGATGAGAAACTTTTTCATTGATTAATAACCAATTTCCTCTAATTCTTTCAGTGTAGCAAGGTTTGCTCGGGTATTAGCAGTTTCATCTTCAACAATCGACTTGAGTTCTTCAAGAACCTCTACGAAAGTATCAATCTTGTCTTTTGGGATTTGATTGTAAATCTTTTCATTGAAAGAAATTACTCCTTTACGAGCAAAACTTCTTTTTCTTTTACCTTCTTCTGTAAGAAAAACTTTAACGTACCTTTTATCATTTTCGTCAGTTTCTCGGTAGATCCAACCTTTTTCTTCCAAAGCCTTAAGCATTCTGGTTAGGCTTCTTGGTTCCATTCCTATTGATGGGCCAATTTTAGTTGCAGGGGTACCATTTTCAGAATCAATATTGATCAAAACATAACCAATAGACATGGTCATATCATTTTGACCAGCGTACACATTGTACATTCTTGAAATTGAATGCCAAGCCCATTTAATGTGGAAGTCTATGGTTTTTTCTTTTTTCATTTGTATAGTTTACGATACAAAAATAGACGAATGATAATAGGATGCAAGCATACTATTAGAATTGTGCAATTTTAACCAAGAATTCGTCTGTTCTAATTTTCGTCAGTTAGAAAGGAAAAGGAATTACCTTTTTGTCTTTAGTAAAAATTAGTGATTTCTTCCCTTGAGGAAATATGATATTTGCCACATTGGTTTGATCATCAAACTGTTCCAACAAAATTGTATTCAGGAAAGAGTAATTTTTTCCCATTTCAAAATTTTCGAATTCAATGTAGAGCCAGGTAGCGTCCAGTTCGTTTTCTCCACCAATATACTTCCCAATTTTAACTTCTTTATTGGGTGATACAAGGGAAAAGTGCCTTACGATATAGTTTTGAACTAGTTGCTTGGTCTTGTCAGATACAATAAACTCTTCAGTGAATTTGCTTCCATTGGCCTCGTTAATTGCTAACGTGAAGTCGTCTGTAAAAACTCTAAGAGATACCTCTAAAGACTTTGTCTGTCTATTGTATTGAATTTCAGCAAGAGAACTATGGAACTCATGCTTTTTACCTGAGGGCAAAAAAGGCAAGAGAACCAATAAGACTTTAGCCCATATCATTAGAATATCGCTTGGAAGATGTCGTTACCGAATATGAGAACGAGTAAGGTTAGTAAAATCACCATTCCTACTTGTTGTGTACGTTCCATGAATTTTTCTGATGGCTTACGGCCAGAGACCATTTCATAAAGTAAGATCAATGCATGTCCACCATCTAGTGCTGGAATTGGCAATAAATTCATGAAAGCAAGAGCCATAGAAAGCATTCCTGTAATAAACCAGAATCTTCCCCAGTCCCAAATTCCGCCATAAAACTTACGTGCTATTCCTACAGGGCCAGCTAATGCTTTACTAGCTTGAACTTGACCAGAAAAAATCTTTTTGAATCCCTTAATATTGTCCGTGATTACAGAGAATGCATTTCCGGCACCAATTCCAAACGCTTGACCAAGGCTAAGGTCAATGTGCTCATATGTAAGTCCTGGACTCGATTGAAATCCTAACAAACCATCCTCTGTGAGAGTTGGTGAGAGTTTCAGAGTATCACTACCTCTCAAAACATTCAATGCTACTTTTTTAGAACCGTTTTCATTTGCCAGGGCTTTGAACTCATGGTAATAGGAAATAGGGCTTCCGTTAAATCCAACAATTTTATCGCCTTCTTTTAGTCCTATTTCTTCTGCAGGAGTTCCCGGGCTAACTTCCCCAACAGAGAAAGTAGTCATAGGTTCTATGAATTCGGTCCTCTCATCGTTTTCCGTAATTTGGTTATAAAGGTCATTAGGAATTGGAATTTCTTTCGTGCCCTCAGTACGTGAAACAGTGTAATAGTTGTTTTCACCTAGTAAAACTTCAGAACTTACAATATCCGAGTATTCCTCTACTGGCTTTCCCGAAATATTAATGATTTTATCTCCTGTTTGTAGACCTATTTTTTCAGCCAATGGGTGTGCAACTATTCCTAGTTTGTTTACTTCATCAATTGAAAGCTTTTCGTCACCTTTTTCGTAAGTAACCATCCAAAAAATGAAAACACCAACAATGATGTTGATAATTACACCACCTAGCATAACGATGAGTCTTTGCCAAGCTGGTTTTGCTCTAAATTCATAAGGTTGTGGCTCACTCGCTAATTTAGATGCGTCTTTTGTCTCATCTATCATTCCTTCTATATCCACATAGCCACCCATTGGGAACCAACCAAGTCCATATTCAGTATCTCCACTCTTCTTTTTCCAAAGAGCAAAGTTTAGGACATTTGGTAATGGAAAAAGGAAATCAAAAAATATATAAAATTTATTTACCCTGATACCGAACATACGAGCGGCGATAAAATGACCAAACTCGTGAACACCTACTAAAATTGTCAGTCCAAGAAGCAACTGACCTGCCATTACTAATCCTTCCATATGTTGTTTTTGTGGCTCAAGAGAGCCGGTAATTTTATTTTGCGATGACGGTATTTTCTAAATATTGAGCTGCAATTTCTGCATCGCGAGCATACCAGATATTTGCAAATGTTTTATAAGGCAGCAAAAATCGGTGATCTTGAAGAGAAAACAATATTTTTCTCTGATAATCCTCCAAAGTTTCTAGTCCAAAGTTCAAACGTAGCTCATTAAATCTTCGTTCGTCTTCATCTGTTAATTCTGCATGAACCCATTGATTCACTTTTTCTACTGGCTTGGATGATAACGTTTCATCCATTTTAATCATATAAATGAATCTACTGAAATAGTCATCGCTATCATTCACAACTCTGAGTAAAGAGCTTGCGATATGAGGAGTGATTCTTCCATTTTTCATTCCCGAAATTATTTTGTTCGAAAAGTTTACGACTTGCACACTTGGTACTTGTAGCTTAATGATTTCGTAAAAGGGATATTGTATGATGGGATAGCCGCCTTCACCAATCCCAATCTCATTTTCGCCTGGAAACCCAAATTCATTCATTAGCGAGTCAAGTATAAGTGCATTGTCGGCGTCTATCATGGCTATCGTATCTGCAAAAGTTTCAGCATTTCTTTCTCTGAACCAATTTCCTCTTGACACCAAGATGTCAAGAACGTTTTTAAGATCCTTATTGATTTGCTGCTCTGCCCCTCTTCTTTTTGATAAAAAAACCAATTCGAAATCACGCCATTCTGGATCTTTTTGAATTGCCTGAAATGCAACTTCACTTTTGACAAAATCTAGACTTAAACCTTTTTCGGCAGTTTTTTCAAGGTATTTATAAGCAGTCGTAGCATCTCCAAGGTAAGTAGCACACACTGCTGCATTAAAATAGTCTTTGAGGTGACCATCACTCGTTTGGTCAAATGCTTTGGCATAGCTCACAAGTGCCTGATAGTAGTTATCTTCAATCAAATTCATTTCTGCATCATGAATATTGGGAAAATATGACTGCAGGTAATTGGTGTTTTGTGCAAGAACTTTATTGCCAAAAACACTTGTTAGAAGTAATATTAAAAGTAATCTCATTTTGGAATGCGGATTCGTTTCTGGTTTTAACGAATAATCTTAAGTTTAGGTGTGGTTGTTAAAAGCTTCGCAATTTATTAAAAGTTATCAATTGGAGACAGCATTTTGGGGCTTGATTTGGGTGAGCTAAAAGTAAGAGAAATAGATAGAAAGGAACTTTATATGACAAAATACGACATCATCATAGTAGGAGCAGGCCCAATTGGATTGGCGTGTGGGATCGAAGCAAAAAAGGCAGGATTGTCATATTTGATTTTGGAAAAAGGTGCACTGGTGAACTCACTGTATAACTATCCCTTGAATATGACTTTTTTTAGTACATCTGATAGGTTGGAGATCGGTGATGTGCCATTTATGTCGATAAACTCTAAACCAACAAGGACAGAAGCACTTGAGTATTATAGAAGAGTTGCCACGAAATGGGAGCTAAATGTTAAACTATTTGAAGAAGTAAAGTCCGTTTCACGCATTGGAGAGGTTAACACGATAACAACAAGTAAAGGAGATTATGAAGCGACACATGTGATTATTTCAACAGGATTTTATGACATTCCACACCTGATGAATGTACCTGGGGAGGATCTACCAAAAGTTACACATTATTACAAAGACCCTAATTTTTATGCTTTTCAAAAAGTGTTGGTTGTAGGAGCAAACAACTCAGCAGTAGACGCAGCAATGGAAACTTGGAGAAAGGGAGCGGATGTAACCATGGTTGTACGCGAAGGTGAAATAGGGTCGAGAGTGAAGTATTGGGTAAAGCCAGATATTGAAAATAGAATAAAGGAAGGGTCAATTAAGGCATACTTTAGCTCAAGTATAAAAGAAATAACTGAAAAAACTGTTCTTTTGTCAACTCCCAAAGGTGATATAGAAATTGAAAATGATTGGGTAATTGCCATGACAGGATATCAGCCAAACCTGCCTTGGCTCAAAAGCATTGGTATCACGCTCTCAGCAGATGAGGTTATGAAACCAAAGTTTGATGATGAAAGCATGGAGACGAACCTACCCAATGTATACTTGGCAGGTGTTGTTTGTGGTGGAATGAATACGCATAGCTTGTTTATTGAAAATTCCAGAGTTCATGCAGAGCAAATTATTAAAGCGATTTTAGCGAAATGATGTAGAACGCAAATTTTTTTCATGATGATTGAAAATACTTTTTTGTCTCTTATTTTGATAAAACGATGAGAAAGTGGCAATTTGGAAGTACTAAATCACACAAAAATGGACCCTAGGTTATTCAATGTACTTTTTATTGATATTGAAACTGCTGCTCAATTTGCAAGTTTTGAAGAAGTCCCAGAGCGACTAAAACCACACTGGGAAAGAAAGGCAAGTCTTTTGAATAAAAATGAAGACTTTAATGCTTCTGAAGTGTATAATGATAAGGCTGCCATATATGCCGAATATGGAAAAGTTATCTGTGTTGGAGTGGGTGGTTTTTACTTAAACAAATCTGGAGAACTATCCTTTAAAGCTCAAAGTATTGTGCGAGATACAGAAAAGGAAACTTTGACAGAGCTAGCGGCAGTATTAAGCCGACATAAAGCACTTGAAGACTTACAACTCTGTGCCCATAACGGTAGAGAATTTGATTTCCCTTACTTATGCCGTAGAATGTTAATAAACGATATTGAATTGCCATATGCACTCAATTTAAGTGGCAAAAAACCATGGGAGGTTAGTCATATAGATACTTTACAATTCTGGAAATTTGGCGACTATAAACACTTTACTTCTCTGGATCTTTTAGCTACACTCTTTGACATCCCTGGCAGTAAATCAGATATAACAGGGGCAGATGTAAATAGGGTTTATCACGAAGAAGGGAATGTGAAAAGAATTGCTGAATACTGTGTGAGAGACGTAGTGGTTTTGGCTCGGCTTTTTCTCAAACTAAAGTCCCTTCCTGAGCTAAAAGAAGAAAATATTCATATTGCTTAAAGAAGCTCCTTTTCAAGGATAATCTTTGCAGGTTGTTGACTTTTATCTACATCAGTTATATCAAATCCATTTTTTAGAGCAAAACACAACATAGCCTTATGTTTATTTAGAGTTTTGAATCTTACTTTAGTAAAACCGTTAGTTATAGCCCAGTTTTCCTGATGTTTTGCTAGTGCTTTTGCAATACCTTTTTCCCGGAAAGAGGGAAGAACTCCTCCAAGCCAGCTGTATAAAACATTATCACCTAAATCATAGCTTAGTTTGAAGCCAACAAAATCGGTTTCACTTTTGGCAATTAAGATTTGATGTTTTCTTCCAAAAAGCTTTTCGTTTATTTCCTGCTTTGTTTTGAGAGGAAAGTTAAATTCAGGTAGCATTTCCATTACCTGTACCACTTCTTCAATTGATCCATTCGATATTTCGAAACTTTTGAGCATCAAATTAAAAATTCGAACAATTCGGGTTTATCGTTAATATATGTAAACTGAATCTTTGCTTCATTTAGCCTGTCTATTAGGGCTTGAAAATCTTCTTTCTTTGCTATTTCTAAACCTACTAATGCCGGACCTCTTTCTCGTGCTGTCTTCTTAGAATATTCAAAATATACGATGTCGTCTGTTGGGCCAAGTACATCTTCAAGAAACTCTTTCATTGCTCCGCTTCTTTGTAGGAATCTAATGATAAAATAGTGCTTTAGCCCTTCATAGAGTAAAGAACGTTCTTTTATTTCTTCTGTTCTTGTGATGTCATTATTGCCTCCTCCAAGGATGCAAACCACGTTTTTGCCTTTTATTTCTTCCTTCATGAAATCCAATGCGGCAATACTTAAAGCTCCTGCGGGCTCAGCAACAATGGCCTCTTCGTTATAAAGTGAAAGAATAGTAGAACATACTTTCCCCTCTGGCACAGTAATAATTTTTTCAAGGTTTTGTTTACACACTTTGAAAGTGGTTTCTCCTGCCTTTTTTACAGCTGCTCCATCAACGAACTTGTCGATGTGTTCAAGCTTAACAAGCTCATTAGCTTCAAATGAAGCTGACATGTTTGCAGCTCCTACTGGTTCTATTCCAATCAAGTGTGTAAGTGGGCTGAGTTGCTTAAAAACAGTACTCACGCCACTTGCTAAGCCACCACCACCAATCGCAAATAGGAGGTAGTCTATTTTAAATTCTGAATCTTTAATTATTTCTAGACCAACTGTTCCTTGCCCTTCCATTACGAATGTATCTTCAAAAGGATGAATAAAAACAGCATCATGGTTATTTACATATTCCATTGCTTCGGCATAGGCATCGTCGAAAGTATCACCGGCCAGCCTAACTTCCACAAACTCTTTTCCAAACATCTTTACTTGTTTTACCTTTTGGGCTGGTGTAGTAGTTGGCATAAAGATGATACCCTTTGAGGCTAAAATTTGGCATGCATAAGCTACTCCTTGTGCATGATTTCCCGCACTTGCACACACAACACCTTGTGCCAGAGATTCTTGGGAGAGGCTTGCCATTCGGTTATATGCACCGCGAATTTTATAAGACCTCACAACTTGTAAGTCTTCTCTTTTTAAGAAAACATTTGCTCCGTACTTTTCAGATAATGATCTGTTTTTGTCTAATGGCGTATGAGAAATGATACCCTTCAGTCTTTCGGCTGCAGTATATATTCCTTCTAGTTTTGGTGTATTAGTCATAGTAAAGATGAAATGGGAAACGAAGTTCTGAAATATTCATGGAATGGCTTAGGAGATGAGGAGGAAAGATTTATTTAGAAGAAGAGAAAAATAAAAGGGAGTTCTGAGTTTTTGCCTGGAAAGGTTAGCCTAGAGTCACCATGTTTATTTGATTTTGGCATAGTGGAAAAAGGTAATATCGAAAGAATTCGACAGAAAAGCTTCGTGCCTTGGAGGCTTTGTGGTTAAAAATTAATCTACAGAGTACAAAAAAAGGCGACTCTTGCGAATCTCCCTAAAATGAGGGGGATGAAGGGTGGTGCGGCACTCCGACTCGAACTCACGACTCAAAAAGTTTTTTTTGTTCAAAGGAAGTCGCTTCAACCATCGTTTGGGAGGGGTGGTGTTAGTAGACGAGATTACTGATTAGAAATGCTAGTCTTTTTAAAAGGGAAAATTGATAGAACTTGACTAAAAAAACTTCGTGCCTTGGAGGCTTTGTGTTTAAAAATTAATCTACAGAGTACAA
This portion of the Spirosomataceae bacterium TFI 002 genome encodes:
- a CDS encoding DNA-binding transcriptional regulator, MarR family, with translation MKKEKTIDFHIKWAWHSISRMYNVYAGQNDMTMSIGYVLINIDSENGTPATKIGPSIGMEPRSLTRMLKALEEKGWIYRETDENDKRYVKVFLTEEGKRKRSFARKGVISFNEKIYNQIPKDKIDTFVEVLEELKSIVEDETANTRANLATLKELEEIGY
- a CDS encoding site-2 protease. Metallo peptidase. MEROPS family M50B; the encoded protein is MEGLVMAGQLLLGLTILVGVHEFGHFIAARMFGIRVNKFYIFFDFLFPLPNVLNFALWKKKSGDTEYGLGWFPMGGYVDIEGMIDETKDASKLASEPQPYEFRAKPAWQRLIVMLGGVIINIIVGVFIFWMVTYEKGDEKLSIDEVNKLGIVAHPLAEKIGLQTGDKIINISGKPVEEYSDIVSSEVLLGENNYYTVSRTEGTKEIPIPNDLYNQITENDERTEFIEPMTTFSVGEVSPGTPAEEIGLKEGDKIVGFNGSPISYYHEFKALANENGSKKVALNVLRGSDTLKLSPTLTEDGLLGFQSSPGLTYEHIDLSLGQAFGIGAGNAFSVITDNIKGFKKIFSGQVQASKALAGPVGIARKFYGGIWDWGRFWFITGMLSMALAFMNLLPIPALDGGHALILLYEMVSGRKPSEKFMERTQQVGMVILLTLLVLIFGNDIFQAIF
- a CDS encoding Acetyltransferase (GNAT) domain-containing protein: MLKSFEISNGSIEEVVQVMEMLPEFNFPLKTKQEINEKLFGRKHQILIAKSETDFVGFKLSYDLGDNVLYSWLGGVLPSFREKGIAKALAKHQENWAITNGFTKVRFKTLNKHKAMLCFALKNGFDITDVDKSQQPAKIILEKELL
- a CDS encoding L-threonine ammonia-lyase, encoding MTNTPKLEGIYTAAERLKGIISHTPLDKNRSLSEKYGANVFLKREDLQVVRSYKIRGAYNRMASLSQESLAQGVVCASAGNHAQGVAYACQILASKGIIFMPTTTPAQKVKQVKMFGKEFVEVRLAGDTFDDAYAEAMEYVNNHDAVFIHPFEDTFVMEGQGTVGLEIIKDSEFKIDYLLFAIGGGGLASGVSTVFKQLSPLTHLIGIEPVGAANMSASFEANELVKLEHIDKFVDGAAVKKAGETTFKVCKQNLEKIITVPEGKVCSTILSLYNEEAIVAEPAGALSIAALDFMKEEIKGKNVVCILGGGNNDITRTEEIKERSLLYEGLKHYFIIRFLQRSGAMKEFLEDVLGPTDDIVYFEYSKKTARERGPALVGLEIAKKEDFQALIDRLNEAKIQFTYINDKPELFEFLI
- a CDS encoding thioredoxin reductase (NADPH) is translated as MGLDLGELKVREIDRKELYMTKYDIIIVGAGPIGLACGIEAKKAGLSYLILEKGALVNSLYNYPLNMTFFSTSDRLEIGDVPFMSINSKPTRTEALEYYRRVATKWELNVKLFEEVKSVSRIGEVNTITTSKGDYEATHVIISTGFYDIPHLMNVPGEDLPKVTHYYKDPNFYAFQKVLVVGANNSAVDAAMETWRKGADVTMVVREGEIGSRVKYWVKPDIENRIKEGSIKAYFSSSIKEITEKTVLLSTPKGDIEIENDWVIAMTGYQPNLPWLKSIGITLSADEVMKPKFDDESMETNLPNVYLAGVVCGGMNTHSLFIENSRVHAEQIIKAILAK